From a single Brassica oleracea var. oleracea cultivar TO1000 chromosome C5, BOL, whole genome shotgun sequence genomic region:
- the LOC106296131 gene encoding microtubule-associated protein TORTIFOLIA1 isoform X2 yields MSIHGRFPPSPPVSSSPNSQSPSPSDLKQRVIACLNKLADRDTLALATAELDSIARSLTHDSFSSFLSCIHNTDSSCKSPVRKQCVAVLSLMSRHHGDSLSPHLAKMVSTVIRRLRDPDSSVRSACAAATADISAHVTAQPFTSVAKPLIETLIQEGDSNAQIGAALCLAAAVEAAADPDSEQLRMSLPKIGKLLKSEAFKAKAALLSAVGSIITAGGAGTKPVLDWLVPVLIEFLSSEDWAARKSAAEALGKVATAEELASQYKKASTAALESRRFDKVKSVRQTMNQALSQWKEVSSGLEEALLSPSRSSTDDGGSIGCFSSVTRSSSIEVGCKSSRPKKATPIMKRSPSLPVSRSYGTTRQQKENLPKRNVTMLAASIVDDKKGPQFPPVKQSLEDRSSESVESKEDDEASSGGPDIIKHTISEKSREDKKGHGFCGGLRSGSRVAPCSDDGDDSCDPVVKKCKDDVDESRKDNEELSLIREQLAMIENQQSSLLDLLQKFMGSSQSGIQSLESRVSGLEMALDELSCDLAVSNGRVPKCNSCGGESCSKLPGTEFLSPKFWRKTEERPTQTRTRNAASEMAAQENSFDQGISTDVNKVGQRGGGSVYQKRSARNQFQDSMHTTTRG; encoded by the exons ATGTCTATTCACGGACGGTTTCCTCCGAGTCCACCGGTCTCTTCATCTCCAAATTCTCAGTCACCGTCACCTTCTGATCTGAAACAAAGAGTCATCGCCTGTCTCAACAAGCTCGCTGACCGTGACACCTTAGCTCTCGCCACCGCCGAGCTCGACTCCATCGCCAGAAGCCTCACTCACGACTCCTTCTCCTCCTTCCTCAGCTGCATCCACAACACGGACTCCTCCTGCAAATCTCCGGTGAGGAAACAGTGCGTTGCCGTCTTGTCTCTCATGTCTCGCCACCACGGCGACTCTCTCTCTCCTCACCTCGCCAAGATGGTCTCCACCGTCATCCGCCGTCTCCGGGATCCGGACTCCTCCGTCCGCTCCGCCTGCGCCGCCGCGACCGCGGATATCTCCGCTCACGTCACGGCGCAACCGTTCACCTCCGTCGCGAAGCCGCTCATCGAGACGCTGATCCAGGAAGGCGACTCGAACGCGCAGATCGGAGCGGCGCTGTGTTTGGCGGCGGCGGTGGAGGCTGCGGCGGATCCGGACTCGGAGCAGCTGAGGATGTCTCTCCCCAAGATCGGGAAGCTGCTGAAGAGCGAGGCTTTCAAGGCCAAGGCGGCGCTTTTGAGTGCGGTGGGGAGTATCATAACTGCCGGAGGCGCGGGAACTAAACCGGTTTTGGATTGGTTGGTTCCGGTTTTGATTGAGTTTCTGAGCAGTGAAGATTGGGCGGCGAGGAAGTCAGCTGCGGAGGCGTTGGGTAAAGTCGCGACGGCGGAAGAGTTGGCGTCGCAGTACAAGAAAGCTTCAACGGCGGCTCTTGAGAGCAGAAGGTTTGATAAG GTGAAAAGTGTGAGACAGACTATGAATCAAGCATTGAGTCAGTGGAAAGAAGTCTCAAGTGGTTTAGAAGAAGCCTTGTTGTCTCCTTCTAGATCTTCCACTG ATGATGGTGGCAGCATTGGATGCTTTTCATCAGTCACGAGAAGTTCAAGCATTGAGGTTGGTTGCAAGTCTTCAAGACCAAAGAAAGCAACGCCTATAATGAAGAGGTCCCCATCATTACCTGTGAGTAGATCATATGGAACAACTAGACAACAAAAGGAGAATCTTCCAAAAAGGAATGTGACCATGTTAGCAGCTTCTATTGTGGATGATAAGAAGGGACCACAGTTTCCACCGGTAAAGCAATCTTTGGAAGATCGGAGTAGTGAAAGCGTTGAATCGAAGGAAGATGATGAGGCCAGCTCAGGGGGACCAGATATTATCAAACATACTATCTCTGAGAAAAGCAGGGAGGATAAGAAAGGACATGGCTTTTGTGGTGGTTTGAGGTCTGGCTCGAGGGTTGCACCATGCAGTGACGATGGTGATGATTCTTGTGATCCTGTTGTGAAGAAATGTAAAGATGATGTTGATGAGAGCAGGAAAGACAACGAGGAGCTGTCTTTGATACGTGAACAGCTTGCTATGATTGAGAACCAGCAGTCCAGTCTCTTAGACCTACTTCAG AAATTCATGGGAAGCTCACAGAGTGGGATCCAGTCTCTGGAGTCTCGAGTAAGCGGTCTAGAGATGGCTTTGGATGAATTATCATGCGATCTTGCGGTTTCAAATGGGAGAGTCCCTAAGTGTAATAGCTGTGGAGGAGAGAGTTGTTCAAAACTACCTGGTACAGAGTTCTTAAGTCCCAAGTTCTGGAGAAAAACTGAGGAGAGACCAACGCAGACACGGACCAGAAACGCAGCAAGTGAAATGGCTGCTCAGGAAAACAGTTTTGACCAGGGGATATCGACTGATGTGAATAAAGTCGGTCAAAGGGGAGGAGGTTCTGTTTATCAGAAGAGATCAGCAAGAAACCAGTTCCAAGACTCTATGCATACAACCACCAG AGGGTGA
- the LOC106296131 gene encoding microtubule-associated protein TORTIFOLIA1 isoform X1 produces MSIHGRFPPSPPVSSSPNSQSPSPSDLKQRVIACLNKLADRDTLALATAELDSIARSLTHDSFSSFLSCIHNTDSSCKSPVRKQCVAVLSLMSRHHGDSLSPHLAKMVSTVIRRLRDPDSSVRSACAAATADISAHVTAQPFTSVAKPLIETLIQEGDSNAQIGAALCLAAAVEAAADPDSEQLRMSLPKIGKLLKSEAFKAKAALLSAVGSIITAGGAGTKPVLDWLVPVLIEFLSSEDWAARKSAAEALGKVATAEELASQYKKASTAALESRRFDKVKSVRQTMNQALSQWKEVSSGLEEALLSPSRSSTDDGGSIGCFSSVTRSSSIEVGCKSSRPKKATPIMKRSPSLPVSRSYGTTRQQKENLPKRNVTMLAASIVDDKKGPQFPPVKQSLEDRSSESVESKEDDEASSGGPDIIKHTISEKSREDKKGHGFCGGLRSGSRVAPCSDDGDDSCDPVVKKCKDDVDESRKDNEELSLIREQLAMIENQQSSLLDLLQKFMGSSQSGIQSLESRVSGLEMALDELSCDLAVSNGRVPKCNSCGGESCSKLPGTEFLSPKFWRKTEERPTQTRTRNAASEMAAQENSFDQGISTDVNKVGQRGGGSVYQKRSARNQFQDSMHTTTRLST; encoded by the exons ATGTCTATTCACGGACGGTTTCCTCCGAGTCCACCGGTCTCTTCATCTCCAAATTCTCAGTCACCGTCACCTTCTGATCTGAAACAAAGAGTCATCGCCTGTCTCAACAAGCTCGCTGACCGTGACACCTTAGCTCTCGCCACCGCCGAGCTCGACTCCATCGCCAGAAGCCTCACTCACGACTCCTTCTCCTCCTTCCTCAGCTGCATCCACAACACGGACTCCTCCTGCAAATCTCCGGTGAGGAAACAGTGCGTTGCCGTCTTGTCTCTCATGTCTCGCCACCACGGCGACTCTCTCTCTCCTCACCTCGCCAAGATGGTCTCCACCGTCATCCGCCGTCTCCGGGATCCGGACTCCTCCGTCCGCTCCGCCTGCGCCGCCGCGACCGCGGATATCTCCGCTCACGTCACGGCGCAACCGTTCACCTCCGTCGCGAAGCCGCTCATCGAGACGCTGATCCAGGAAGGCGACTCGAACGCGCAGATCGGAGCGGCGCTGTGTTTGGCGGCGGCGGTGGAGGCTGCGGCGGATCCGGACTCGGAGCAGCTGAGGATGTCTCTCCCCAAGATCGGGAAGCTGCTGAAGAGCGAGGCTTTCAAGGCCAAGGCGGCGCTTTTGAGTGCGGTGGGGAGTATCATAACTGCCGGAGGCGCGGGAACTAAACCGGTTTTGGATTGGTTGGTTCCGGTTTTGATTGAGTTTCTGAGCAGTGAAGATTGGGCGGCGAGGAAGTCAGCTGCGGAGGCGTTGGGTAAAGTCGCGACGGCGGAAGAGTTGGCGTCGCAGTACAAGAAAGCTTCAACGGCGGCTCTTGAGAGCAGAAGGTTTGATAAG GTGAAAAGTGTGAGACAGACTATGAATCAAGCATTGAGTCAGTGGAAAGAAGTCTCAAGTGGTTTAGAAGAAGCCTTGTTGTCTCCTTCTAGATCTTCCACTG ATGATGGTGGCAGCATTGGATGCTTTTCATCAGTCACGAGAAGTTCAAGCATTGAGGTTGGTTGCAAGTCTTCAAGACCAAAGAAAGCAACGCCTATAATGAAGAGGTCCCCATCATTACCTGTGAGTAGATCATATGGAACAACTAGACAACAAAAGGAGAATCTTCCAAAAAGGAATGTGACCATGTTAGCAGCTTCTATTGTGGATGATAAGAAGGGACCACAGTTTCCACCGGTAAAGCAATCTTTGGAAGATCGGAGTAGTGAAAGCGTTGAATCGAAGGAAGATGATGAGGCCAGCTCAGGGGGACCAGATATTATCAAACATACTATCTCTGAGAAAAGCAGGGAGGATAAGAAAGGACATGGCTTTTGTGGTGGTTTGAGGTCTGGCTCGAGGGTTGCACCATGCAGTGACGATGGTGATGATTCTTGTGATCCTGTTGTGAAGAAATGTAAAGATGATGTTGATGAGAGCAGGAAAGACAACGAGGAGCTGTCTTTGATACGTGAACAGCTTGCTATGATTGAGAACCAGCAGTCCAGTCTCTTAGACCTACTTCAG AAATTCATGGGAAGCTCACAGAGTGGGATCCAGTCTCTGGAGTCTCGAGTAAGCGGTCTAGAGATGGCTTTGGATGAATTATCATGCGATCTTGCGGTTTCAAATGGGAGAGTCCCTAAGTGTAATAGCTGTGGAGGAGAGAGTTGTTCAAAACTACCTGGTACAGAGTTCTTAAGTCCCAAGTTCTGGAGAAAAACTGAGGAGAGACCAACGCAGACACGGACCAGAAACGCAGCAAGTGAAATGGCTGCTCAGGAAAACAGTTTTGACCAGGGGATATCGACTGATGTGAATAAAGTCGGTCAAAGGGGAGGAGGTTCTGTTTATCAGAAGAGATCAGCAAGAAACCAGTTCCAAGACTCTATGCATACAACCACCAG ATTATCTACTTGA